Proteins encoded within one genomic window of Diorhabda sublineata isolate icDioSubl1.1 chromosome 1, icDioSubl1.1, whole genome shotgun sequence:
- the LOC130448136 gene encoding TOM1-like protein 2 isoform X1 yields the protein MSFISNALIGNPFSTTVGSKIEQATDGSLASENWALNMEICDLVNETDDGPRDAIKAIRKRLTQNAGKNYTIVMYTLTILETCVKNCGKKFHILVCNKDFIQELVKLIGPKNDPPTAVQEKVLSLIQSWASAFQSIPELSGVTTVYQDLLAKGIEFPPTDLDSLAPIHTPKKSVTSSDIPLSSPKPTSPRPATVSHGILTPEQRAKLQSELDVVQSNMAVLGEMLFEVKPGEEQPDELELLQELHVTCKNMQKRLVELINKISNDGMCEELLRINDELNNLFLRYSRWEKNRDVGIKSASTVLAKAMPPTSSSTTTTTTPKPPLEASDSLIDFDDVPKSLNGLTLTPNKSAGDASGEINEKTTTDEFDMFAQSRNVTYESSKKSGSTYKDNIDPNQISGGLSSITQKKPTNPDELEIDEMANWLGRTTGIEESVTSSDFDRFLAERAAAAENLPTIVCTTSIKTTDTSKEKTTDKSAI from the exons atgtcgTTTATATCTAATGCTCTAATTGGTAATCCATTTTCAACTACCGTGGGTAGTAAAATCG AACAAGCTACTGATGGCTCCCTGGCATCAGAAAATTGGGCCCTTAATATGGAAATATGTGATCTTGTAAATGAAACAGATGATGGACCTAGAGATGCAATTAAAGCAATTCGAAAGCGGCTTACACAAAATGCAGGAAAAAATTATACCATTGTTATGTACACTCTGACTATATTAGAAACTTGTGTAAAGAACTGTGgaaagaaatttcatattttagtGTGTAACAAGGATTTTATACAGGAGCTG GTTAAATTAATTGGACCAAAAAACGATCCACCAACAGCTGTACAAGAAAAAGTTTTGAGTTTAATTCAATCGTGGGCTAGTGCTTTTCAAAGCATACCAGAATTGTCTGGTGTTACTACAGTATATCAGGATCTTCTAGCAAAAGGAATAGAATTTCCTCCAACTGATTTAGATTCACTAGCTCCTATACATACACCTAAAAAG aGTGTAACAAGTTCAGATATACCATTATCATCACCTAAACCAACTTCTCCCAGACCTGCTACGGTATCTCATGGAATATTGACACCCGAACAAAGGGCCAAATTGCAATCTGAATTAGATGTGGTACAGAGCAATATGGCTGTTTTGGGAGAAATGTTGTTTGAAGTTAAACCGGGAGAGGAACAACCCGATGAACTCGAATTGTTACAg gaATTACACGTTACGTgtaaaaatatgcaaaaaagaCTGGTAGAATTgatcaacaaaatttctaatgATGGAATGTGTGAAGAACTCCTCAGAATTAACGACGAGcttaataatttgtttctaaGGTACAGCAGATGGGAAAAGAACAGAGACGTTGGAATCAAATCCGCTTCAACGGTTCTTGCTAAGGCTATGCCTCCGACGTCATcttctactactactactaccacCCCCAAACCACCATTGGAAGCTAGTGATAGTCTTATAGATTTTGACGATGTACCAAAGTCTTTAAATGGATTAA ctCTCACTCCAAATAAATCAGCGGGAGATGCATCTGGCGAAATTAACGAAAAGACAACGACAGACGAATTTGACATGTTCGCTCAATCTAGAAACGTTACTTATGAAAGTTCCAAGAAGAG tGGAAGCACTTATAAGGATAATATTGATCCTAATCAAATTTCCGGTGGTTTGAGCtctataactcaaaaaaaacCGACC AATCCAGACGAACTCGAAATTGACGAAATGGCCAATTGGTTAGGTAGAACG aCTGGAATCGAGGAATCTGTGACGAGTAGTGATTTTGACAGGTTTTTAGCGGAAAGGGCCGCCGCAGCTGAAAATTTACCGACTATAGTTTGTACAACGAGTATAAAAACGACGGATACATCCAAAGAGAAAACAACCGATAAATCGGCTATATAA
- the LOC130442880 gene encoding neuronal acetylcholine receptor subunit alpha-3-like translates to MCSSRKFIFILFILSCDAEELQCPPSNSETTYVKLKDAVLCNYDSSVRPVANHQNKTNISFKFIMKYFNYEIITSTFSVDAWLSLYWKDQHLTWKPSDHENIQNIYLYSYEIWTPDLSLYNLANQGEDPELISTTRCMINYKGVVLCVPPVHLDVLCVPNLSKYPFDKQDCKLRIGSWMHKGEEIDMVIDKSVLNTEELLPNGEWEILGHSTVKHRGIYPCCPNNTYPSIDVNISIKRLAGSHAASMVIPCIVCVILTLVTLVLSAIDRERLILSYVSLVCHYMQVQYVSWQLPLKGDNIPLIIIFSRDSLLMSVFALLFTLVFKSIMLKKTTPPGWISCIVSTIINCKPGQMILLSDYTTKETAAAKGEEDGDAIVNSTNIATTNQDWELFGKLLDKIFFIVYVLTYFVMIISFLP, encoded by the exons ATGTGCAGTtctagaaaattcattttcatattattcattCTAT CTTGTGATGCTGAAGAGTTGCAATGTCCTCCTAGTAATTCAGAAACAACTTACGTTAAGTTGAAAGATGCTGTTTTATGTAACTACGATAGTTCTGTTAGGCCCGTGGCCaatcatcaaaataaaactaatatatcCTTCAAGTTCATTATGAAGTACTTCAATTAT GAAATTATCACTAGTACTTTCAGTGTGGATGCATGGCTGTCGTTG tactgGAAAGATCAACATTTAACTTGGAAACCCAGTGACCATGAAAACATTCAGAATATTTACCTATATTCGTACGAAATATGGACACCAGATTTATCTCTTTATAATTT AGCTAATCAAGGAGAAGATCCGGAATTAATATCCACCACAAGATGTATGATAAATTACAAGGGAGTCGTACTTTGTGTACCACCTGTTCATTTGGACGTCTTATGCGTGCCAAACTTGTCAAAATATCCGTTTGATAAACAAGACTGTAAATTACGCATAGGATCATGGATGCACAAG GGGGAAGAAATAGATATGGTAATCGATAAAAGTGTTTTAAACACGGAAGAATTACTTCCTAATGGGGAATGGGAGATCTTGGGACATTCTACAGTGAAACATAGAGGAATATACCCATGCTGTCCAAATAATACGTATCCTTCTattgatgtgaatatatcaataaaaagatTAGCTGGAAGTCATGCTGCTAGTATGGTGATACCTTGTATTG tATGTGTTATCCTGACTCTGGTGACATTAGTATTGTCTGCTATAGATAGAGAAAGACTGATTTTAAGTTACGTTAGTCTTGTGTGTCATTATATGCAAGTACAGTATGTATCATGGCAGCTACCGTTGAAAGGAGACAACATTCCACTTATAa ttatattCTCTAGAGATTCCTTATTGATGTCAGTTTTTGCATTGCTGTTCACATTAGTTTTCAAAAGTATCATGTTGAAGAAAACTACGCCTCCAGGCTGGATATCATGTATCGTATCAACAATTATTAATTGTAAACCAGGACAAATGATTCTATTGAGTGATTATACAACGAAA GAAACGGCCGCCGCTAAAGGAGAAGAAGATGGTGATGCAATCGTAAATTCAACAAACATAGCGACGACTAATCAAGATTGGGAACTATTCGGAAAACTACtggacaaaatattttttattgtgtacGTTTTAACATACTTCGTGATGATCATCTCATTTCTACCCTGA
- the LOC130446183 gene encoding uncharacterized protein LOC130446183 has protein sequence MNMYHHIILLAVLPYLLCAGIKSLETIQVPLWIDKTADAFLQQFDASSENTELYHHRNPYEEGKTESNYAIYPRPSVGKRALAMFARWGSINSIGKNRPPIRSNSYESDNTNNRRMQGQPLRWG, from the exons ATGTATCATCATATCATTTTACTAGCAGTTTTGCCTTATTTATTATGTGCTGGAATCAAGTCACTAGAAACTATCCAAGTTCCCCTTTGGATAGATAAAACTGCAGACGCCTTTTTACAACAGTTCGATGCTTCCAGTGAAAACACGGAATTGTATCATCATCGAAATCCATACGAAGAAGGAAAAACAG aatcaAATTATGCTATTTATCCACGACCCTCAGTCGGAAAACGCGCTTTGGCGATGTTCGCTCGCTGGGGCTCCATAAACAGCATTGGAAAAAATAGACCGCCCATAAGAAGCAACTCCTATGAATCGGACAACACAAACAACAGAAGAATGCAAGGACAACCACTTAGATGGGGTTAA
- the LOC130446400 gene encoding RING finger and SPRY domain-containing protein 1-like — protein MGICWCKQKNEERDTYIPQSPNHLQILNIAQSGSPQYPFKVSKIPDVDMLVLETLGVIATLVDNEQEPPNSMLLLHNIADNEEGWIQVVNSMINVIPMQDPLGPSVITLLLDDCPLPSKESVFKVVNMLDLSKKAAVIGRSNAPRQRNICVVLGCIAEKLAGPRNMEILNDGIIDYLLTNLDPATDPNVILFSLIAIEKFAQTSTNKITIVKKIENLPSNPIHLLESWKEEKHYTKRQVGFCAQWILDNLFVMENRQYSYLTVNMEGINAMLNTSDVSEYLKISPDGLEARCDAYSFESVRCTAQADNGIWYYEVCIITPGVMQIGWATKNSNFLNHEGYGIGDDRFSLAYDGCRRLIWYNAKSDPQNVPRWQSGDILGCLLDLNNQQIIFSINGVPLPPCIHVFTMAKSGFFAAASFMSFQQCRFNFGAEPFKHPPNTDYSTFNQQGFLRSEDKIVLPRHIFLNQLREQNIGEDSCTLCYDQKASIRLLPCEHSGFCSSCAKQLIECPMCRSPFREIEEYPQSL, from the exons ATGGGTATTTGTTGGTGTAAACAGAAAAATGAAGAACGTGACACATACATACCACAATCACCAAATCACCTTCAAATACTTAACATCGCACAATCTGGATCTCCCCAGTATCCTTTTAAAGTGTCGAAAATACCAGATGTCGATATGTTAGTGCTTGAAACTTTGGGAGTTATTGCTACCTTGGTTGATAA tgaACAGGAACCACCCAATTCTATGCTACTTTTACATAACATAGCAGATAATGAAGAAGGTTGGATCCAGGTTGTAAATTCTATGATAAATGTTATACCTATGCAAGACCCATTAGGACCATCTGTTATAACATTACTTTTAGATGATTGTCCATTACCATCAAAAGAATCAGTATTTAAG GTAGTTAATATGCTTGACCTGTCTAAAAAAGCTGCAGTGATAGGTAGATCAAATGCTCCTAGGCAAAGGAATATATGTGTTGTATTGGGTTGTATTGCCGAAAAATTAGCAGGTCCAAGGAATATGGAGATATTAAATGACGGTATAATTGATTACTTATTGACAAATTTG GATCCAGCCACAGATCCCAATGTAATATTGTTCTCCTTAATAGCTATAGAAAAGTTCGCTCAAACTAGCACAAATAAGATTacgattgttaaaaaaattgaaaatcttccATCTAATCCTATACATTTGCTTGAATCTTGGAAAGAGGAAAAACATTATACGAAAAGACAAGTTGGATTTTGTGCTCAATGGATTCTTGACAATCTAT TTGTAATGGAAAATCGACAATACAGCTACCTAACTGTTAATATGGAAGGAATAAACGCAATGTTAAATACCTCTGACGTTAGTGAATATCTCAAAATATCTCCAGATGGATTAGAGGCTCGATGTGATGCATATTCTTTTGAAAGTGTGCGGTGTACAGCTCAAGCTGACAATGGAATATGGTATTACGAAGTTTGTATTATTACCCCAGGTGTAATGCAAATTGGATGGGCAactaaaaatagcaattttttaaatcac gaGGGTTATGGTATTGGAGATGACAGGTTTTCTTTGGCTTATGATGGTTGTAGAAGATTGATATGGTACAATGCAAAATCTGATCCCCAGAACGTACCAAGATGGCAATCAGGAGATATATTGGGATGCCTTTTGGATCTAAATAATCAAcagattatattttcaataaacggaGTACCCCTACCACCATGCATACATGTATTCACGATGGCGAA gtcTGGTTTTTTCGCTGCAGCAAGCTTCATGTCATTCCAACAATGCCGATTTAATTTCGGTGCCGAACCATTCAAGCATCCTCCTAATACGGACTATTCAACATTCAACCAACAAGGATTCCTTCGGTCTGAAGATAAAATCGTTCTACCTAGGCATATATTTCTCAATCAACTTAGAGAGCAAAATATTGGTGAGGATAGTTGTACGTTGTGTTATGATCAAAAGGCATCAATTCGATTGCTCCCTTGTGAACATTC tgGTTTCTGCTCGTCGTGTGCCAAACAGCTGATAGAATGTCCGATGTGTAGGTCTCCGTTTCGTGAAATAGAAGAATATCCTCAATCTTTATGA
- the LOC130448136 gene encoding TOM1-like protein 2 isoform X2 yields the protein MSFISNALIGNPFSTTVGSKIEQATDGSLASENWALNMEICDLVNETDDGPRDAIKAIRKRLTQNAGKNYTIVMYTLTILETCVKNCGKKFHILVCNKDFIQELVKLIGPKNDPPTAVQEKVLSLIQSWASAFQSIPELSGVTTVYQDLLAKGIEFPPTDLDSLAPIHTPKKSVTSSDIPLSSPKPTSPRPATVSHGILTPEQRAKLQSELDVVQSNMAVLGEMLFEVKPGEEQPDELELLQELHVTCKNMQKRLVELINKISNDGMCEELLRINDELNNLFLRYSRWEKNRDVGIKSASTVLAKAMPPTSSSTTTTTTPKPPLEASDSLIDFDDVPKSLNGLTLTPNKSAGDASGEINEKTTTDEFDMFAQSRNVTYESSKKSGSTYKDNIDPNQISGGLSSITQKKPTTGIEESVTSSDFDRFLAERAAAAENLPTIVCTTSIKTTDTSKEKTTDKSAI from the exons atgtcgTTTATATCTAATGCTCTAATTGGTAATCCATTTTCAACTACCGTGGGTAGTAAAATCG AACAAGCTACTGATGGCTCCCTGGCATCAGAAAATTGGGCCCTTAATATGGAAATATGTGATCTTGTAAATGAAACAGATGATGGACCTAGAGATGCAATTAAAGCAATTCGAAAGCGGCTTACACAAAATGCAGGAAAAAATTATACCATTGTTATGTACACTCTGACTATATTAGAAACTTGTGTAAAGAACTGTGgaaagaaatttcatattttagtGTGTAACAAGGATTTTATACAGGAGCTG GTTAAATTAATTGGACCAAAAAACGATCCACCAACAGCTGTACAAGAAAAAGTTTTGAGTTTAATTCAATCGTGGGCTAGTGCTTTTCAAAGCATACCAGAATTGTCTGGTGTTACTACAGTATATCAGGATCTTCTAGCAAAAGGAATAGAATTTCCTCCAACTGATTTAGATTCACTAGCTCCTATACATACACCTAAAAAG aGTGTAACAAGTTCAGATATACCATTATCATCACCTAAACCAACTTCTCCCAGACCTGCTACGGTATCTCATGGAATATTGACACCCGAACAAAGGGCCAAATTGCAATCTGAATTAGATGTGGTACAGAGCAATATGGCTGTTTTGGGAGAAATGTTGTTTGAAGTTAAACCGGGAGAGGAACAACCCGATGAACTCGAATTGTTACAg gaATTACACGTTACGTgtaaaaatatgcaaaaaagaCTGGTAGAATTgatcaacaaaatttctaatgATGGAATGTGTGAAGAACTCCTCAGAATTAACGACGAGcttaataatttgtttctaaGGTACAGCAGATGGGAAAAGAACAGAGACGTTGGAATCAAATCCGCTTCAACGGTTCTTGCTAAGGCTATGCCTCCGACGTCATcttctactactactactaccacCCCCAAACCACCATTGGAAGCTAGTGATAGTCTTATAGATTTTGACGATGTACCAAAGTCTTTAAATGGATTAA ctCTCACTCCAAATAAATCAGCGGGAGATGCATCTGGCGAAATTAACGAAAAGACAACGACAGACGAATTTGACATGTTCGCTCAATCTAGAAACGTTACTTATGAAAGTTCCAAGAAGAG tGGAAGCACTTATAAGGATAATATTGATCCTAATCAAATTTCCGGTGGTTTGAGCtctataactcaaaaaaaacCGACC aCTGGAATCGAGGAATCTGTGACGAGTAGTGATTTTGACAGGTTTTTAGCGGAAAGGGCCGCCGCAGCTGAAAATTTACCGACTATAGTTTGTACAACGAGTATAAAAACGACGGATACATCCAAAGAGAAAACAACCGATAAATCGGCTATATAA
- the LOC130442529 gene encoding ubiquitin-conjugating enzyme E2 G2, which translates to MAGSALRRLMAEYKQLTLNPPEGIIAGPINEENFFEWEALITGPEGTCFEGGVFPAKLIFPPDYPLSPPKMQFTCEMFHPNIYSDGRVCISILHAPGDDPMGYESSAERWSPVQSVEKILLSVISMLAEPNDESGANVDAAKMWRENRDEFNRIAEKIVRRTLGIPT; encoded by the exons ATGGCTGGATCAGCTTTACGAAGACTTATGGCTGAATACAAAC aATTAACCTTGAACCCTCCAGAAGGAATTATAGCCGGTCCtattaatgaagaaaatttttttgaatgggAAGCTTTAATCAC GGGTCCAGAAGGTACTTGTTTTGAGGGAGGTGTATTTCCtgcaaaattgatttttcctcCGGATTATCCACTAAGTCCACCCAAAATGCAATTTACTTGTGAAATGTTTCATCCAAATA tttattctGATGGCAGagtttgtatttcaattttacatgcACCCGGAGACGATCCTATGGGTTATGAATCTAGTGCCGAAAGATGGTCACCTGTACAAAGTGTAGAGAAAATTCTACTTTCAGTTATTAGTATGTTGGCAG aACCGAACGACGAGAGTGGTGCAAATGTAGATGCTGCCAAAATGTGGAGAGAAAATAGAGATGAATTTAATCGAATAGCCGAGAAAATTGTAAGAAGAACTTTAGGCATTCCTACATAA